The proteins below come from a single Sphingomicrobium sediminis genomic window:
- a CDS encoding phytoene desaturase, which produces MKTAIVIGSGFGGLALAIRLQSAGIQTTIVEARDKPGGRAYYWERDGHVFDGGPTVITDPDCLKALWKLSNQKLSDDVDLVPVDPFYALDWPDGVRFDYTNDDQRLFTQINKLNPDDVEGYKKFLDYSAGVFHEGYEKLGTKAFLSLGDMLKAAPSLAKYQAWRSVYSIVAQYVKEPHLRQALSFHTLLVGGNPMTCSSVYALIHKLERDGGVWFAMGGTNRLIAGMVALFERLGGTIRLGDAVTKIETAGDKVTGVTTASGWTGTADAIASNGDVVATYGLIDHPRGPKMHKKMAKKRFSPSLFVLHFGLEGTCPDVPHHMIMFGPRYKGLLKDIYNKGNLATDPSLYLHHPTKTDPSMAPEGCSTFYALAPVPHMGKADVDWDKFGAEYAEVVYDTLEERLIPDIRKRIRTQFHYTPKDFQTDLFAHLGSAFSLEPVLTQSAYFRTHNRDDKLSNLYFVGAGTHPGAGIPGVVGSAEATAELMLG; this is translated from the coding sequence TTGAAAACTGCAATCGTCATCGGCTCGGGTTTCGGGGGGCTCGCGCTTGCCATCCGGCTGCAATCGGCAGGCATCCAGACTACCATCGTGGAAGCACGGGACAAGCCCGGCGGCCGCGCTTATTATTGGGAGCGTGACGGGCATGTCTTCGACGGCGGCCCGACGGTCATCACCGATCCCGATTGCCTCAAGGCCCTGTGGAAACTGTCGAACCAGAAGCTGTCCGACGATGTCGACCTGGTGCCGGTCGATCCCTTCTACGCGCTCGATTGGCCCGATGGCGTACGGTTCGACTACACCAATGACGACCAGCGCCTGTTCACGCAGATCAACAAGCTCAACCCCGACGATGTCGAGGGCTACAAGAAGTTTCTCGATTATAGCGCGGGCGTCTTCCACGAAGGCTATGAAAAGCTCGGCACCAAGGCATTCCTGAGCCTTGGCGATATGCTCAAGGCTGCGCCGAGCCTCGCCAAATACCAGGCCTGGCGCAGCGTCTACTCTATTGTGGCGCAATATGTGAAGGAGCCGCACCTTCGCCAGGCGCTGAGCTTCCACACCTTGCTGGTTGGCGGCAATCCGATGACCTGTTCCTCGGTCTATGCGCTGATCCACAAGCTGGAGCGCGATGGCGGCGTCTGGTTCGCCATGGGCGGCACCAATCGCCTGATCGCCGGCATGGTTGCCCTGTTCGAGCGACTGGGTGGGACGATCCGGCTCGGCGATGCGGTGACCAAGATCGAGACGGCGGGCGACAAGGTCACCGGCGTCACCACCGCCAGCGGCTGGACCGGCACTGCCGATGCCATCGCGTCGAATGGCGACGTCGTCGCGACCTACGGCCTTATCGACCACCCACGCGGGCCCAAGATGCACAAAAAGATGGCGAAGAAGCGCTTCAGCCCTTCGCTCTTCGTGCTGCATTTCGGCCTCGAGGGCACCTGCCCCGATGTGCCGCATCACATGATCATGTTCGGGCCGCGCTACAAAGGCCTGCTCAAGGACATTTACAACAAGGGCAACCTGGCGACCGATCCGTCGCTCTACCTGCACCACCCGACCAAGACCGACCCGTCGATGGCGCCCGAGGGCTGCTCGACCTTCTACGCGCTCGCGCCGGTGCCGCACATGGGCAAGGCGGACGTCGATTGGGACAAGTTCGGGGCGGAATATGCCGAGGTGGTCTACGACACGCTCGAAGAGCGGCTGATCCCCGACATCCGCAAGCGGATCCGGACGCAGTTCCACTATACGCCCAAGGATTTCCAGACCGACCTGTTCGCGCACTTGGGCAGCGCCTTCAGCCTTGAGCCGGTCCTCACCCAGTCGGCCTATTTCCGCACCCACAATCGCGACGACAAGTTGTCCAACCTCTATTTCGTCGGCGCGGGAACCCATCCGGGCGCGGGCATTCCCGGCGTCGTCGGCTCGGCCGAAGCAACCGCGGAGCTGATGCTGGGATGA